From the genome of Podospora bellae-mahoneyi strain CBS 112042 chromosome 2, whole genome shotgun sequence:
GCTCCGTCGCAAATGTTTCCCGTAAGGCTCCACTGGCATTGGGTTGTAGTCGTAGTCGCCGTACGCCTCGTCCGCCAGTCCGCTGCTCATTCTAGGTGGCTTGGGACGGAAGGCTAGGTTGGTGCTGTGGCCGGCGTTGTTGTAATCGGCAGGGCCCATGGGGGAGAGGTTAAAGAGGTCATCCTCGGTTCGTTCAATATCATCATAGAGGGTTCGCCGCGAGATTGGCGTAGAGGGCGCAGGGGGTTGGAACCCACTGCTTGGGAGCGGCCTGGCAGACTGGGGTCtgcgaggaggtggcggcATCATGCGCTTATCGTCCGTCTCAACCTTGGACATCCTCCTGTTGGTGGATGGACGCCGAGCTAATTGTTTGCTGGGAGGCGCCTGTGGCTCTTCCCACTCGTTACCATATTCAATGGCAGGTGGCTGCTGAGGGCGATAGCCCATCGCTGACTGTGGCCGGGTGTAGCTGCCGAAGCGAGACTCAAGTGGCCGCGAAAAGTACTCTGGTCCTGGTCCGTTCATGACCACAGGAGATGACCCTGGTTGAGGATAAGGAATCTGCATGGGCGCTGACAtgggtgccggtggtgggggggggccgggagggggaggaccGCTCCATTGAGGTGGGTtcggaagaggtggtggcgcaAAGCCTGAGTTCATCTGCGGGCCTGGCGTCTGGCTGTAATATCTGTTCTGGTGGGTTAAAGGTGGTCTCGAAGGTGAGCTGCCATAATAGGCACTGGTCGGTCTCGTGGTCTTGGAGCGGGGACGAGTAGCAGCAGGCGCCGGGGCAGGTGCTGGCTCATTGACGCCGAAATATTGCGCGTCGTGTGCGTCTACAGACTTGCGTGAGTAACGGGCGTCGGGCGGCGCCGTCCTCGTGGGCTTCAGAGCAGGTCTTGAAGTCATGAGTGCTTTTTTGCTGGCCGAAGCAGACTTATCCCTGTGAGTGCTGGGCTTCTTGGTAgaatctctctctcttcgaGGGAGCGTCGAGTCCGAGTCGGTGTGGGCGTTGATGGGCGAGGTCTCGCTCTTCCTGCTCTTTTCTCTCCGGACACGTCCGGTATTTGCTGGCTGCTTGATGGGACTGCCTGGG
Proteins encoded in this window:
- a CDS encoding hypothetical protein (EggNog:ENOG503P47T; COG:S), producing the protein MSGRNRPSAACVEDADDAGTVFEGTARYATSCAPGSPIKQPANTGRVRREKSRKSETSPINAHTDSDSTLPRRERDSTKKPSTHRDKSASASKKALMTSRPALKPTRTAPPDARYSRKSVDAHDAQYFGVNEPAPAPAPAATRPRSKTTRPTSAYYGSSPSRPPLTHQNRYYSQTPGPQMNSGFAPPPLPNPPQWSGPPPPGPPPPPAPMSAPMQIPYPQPGSSPVVMNGPGPEYFSRPLESRFGSYTRPQSAMGYRPQQPPAIEYGNEWEEPQAPPSKQLARRPSTNRRMSKVETDDKRMMPPPPRRPQSARPLPSSGFQPPAPSTPISRRTLYDDIERTEDDLFNLSPMGPADYNNAGHSTNLAFRPKPPRMSSGLADEAYGDYDYNPMPVEPYGKHLRRSSYFGESAASSSAYEDQARNGGSSRSSGSRDESDYRQSYTTRTTHTSAHDEDFTIRVKGNTTLKIGGAEMECHDGAEINITKNGATLGYRGGGSDASYGDHDDRHTRVDLDDRRTRVDFPVRPRTRGASRARSIPRAPAYPAYPDAASPEYEYVGADDYAPSIPPYPQYPTSYSSSRPDDHYFGR